A stretch of DNA from Candidatus Chlorohelix allophototropha:
GTTGCTTGTACTCCAATTATTACCCAAGTTTAAACCGGTATCTAGGTTTTTCCAAATGTCTCTTGTTGGCACAAGTACAGTTTCGGTGGTAGTTCCAGAGTTGGTTTGTAATACCAATTGCTGGACATCGCTATCTTTCTTCACGGTGTTCTCCTTAAGATTTCTTTGCTTGTTGGGGAACACCATGATATACCTTTTCTCAGCCTTGCTTTATGCGGCAATTCTTATTGTCGTACCCGGTTAGTCGGCTCTTCCGCAGGTTCGCTGATGTGCAAACCATTTTGAGATTAGATTACGGTTAAGGTTACAAAAATTCCGGTTCAAAATGTATTTGAATCAGCGAGATTGCGGGAGGCCCTATTGACAACCGCAATCTACATATGAGTTCATGGTAAATCTTTATAAAAATAATTACCTACGTTTAGCGATAGAAGTACCATCTACTAACCGGATTTCGTAACCCTGCTCAAATGATTCAAAGAATTCTTCTTGATGCGATACCAGGATAATGCGGGCGAGCATATCTTTAAGCTCGTGCAAGACATCAATCATTTCCTGCCGCCCTTCTTTGTCCAGGCTACCAAAGCCTTCATCAATTATAACCGACTCCCCTAACCTACCGCTACGACTGGCGTAACGACCCATACCTAAAGCCAAACTGACGGCTACCCGAAATTTCTGGCTACCACTCAGGTAAGCTACCCCAATGCTTTTGACATTATCGCCATCCCGGATGAGGGCTTCCAAATCCAGGGAACTCCCCACAAGTTTGAGTTGAATCGTTCCGTTGGAAAGGTTGTCCAGAATTTGATTTGCATTACTTACAATACCCTTTTCAGCTTGATCAAGCAAGTGACGCTGGAGATGATTCGGTCCAAGAAGGTCTGCCAGTGTTTTATGTAATAGGGCTTGATGGTTGGCCTCTTGACGTTGGTTTTCCAAATTGGCCCTTTGCTGATTAACGTTCTGAATGATACGTAGTTGCTCCTCAGAAGCCTCGCGCTGACCTCTGGCTTTTTCCAAAGCTTTCTGGGCTGTGGTTTCCTGCTGTTCTACCTGTTGGGCGGTTAGTTTTTCTTCGGGCGGTATCGCCTCAAGTTGAGCCCTAACCATGTCAAGCTGTCGCTTTAACGACACAAAACCATAATGAGCTTCTGCTAGTTTTTCAAGGCGAGCGGGTGCGCCAACTAACTTTCTAGCTTCAACTTCCCAGGCTTTTACTTGCTCCAGCGTAAGAGTAGCAACCTGACTTTGCCAGTCTGCCTCCAGGGAATCGCGCTGTTGCTGCAAGGCCCGGCGGATTTCTGCCTGTTTGGTTAGCTCGTTTTGGACCGCATTAGCCGCATTCTGGCGAGACTCTTTGACCTTGTCCAAATCCTTCTGCAACTTATTTTGCTCTTTAGTGGCAGTAACGAACTGCGGTTGCACTTTTTGGGTTTCCAGGTTAGCCAGGGCCTCCAAGTTCTCAGCTTCCTGGTTAGCTTCAATAATTTCCTGACGGCGAGAACTGGGATACTGCTCCTGGTAGGTCACAATCTTTTGCTGAACTTCTTCAAGTTTAGAAACCAATAACTGACGCTCATTAGCCCGCTTTTGAAGCTCTTCAAACTCTTTCTTTGCTCTTGGATAGCTATCATTTTGTTGTTTCAACCTCGTCAGCACCTCAATTTGAGGATAGGGCAGGCCAAAACAGGCTACAATTCCGGCCTCAAGGTTAAAGTTAGCACGATATTGTTCGGGTAACTGACTAATAACCTCACGTCCAGCTTTTTCAGTCCGCATTTTGTCACGTTGAGACGTATCCAGATGATTTTGTATTTGTTGCCGGTCCAAACCTGACTGCCTCAGCTTTTCCCCATGAGCTGTAAAAGAGGCTATGGTAGCTTGTTCCTCTTTTTCTAGGGCAGTGCAGCACTTTCTAGCTTCAAGAGTCGTTTGTTTAGCTTCCGCCACTATTCCTTCAAGCTGGGCGCGTTCAGTCTCAATATGTTCAGGCGTTAATTCCTGCCCACAATAGTCGCAGGTGGGCTTTCCCTCAATTTGTTTAAACCGCTTGAGTCGATTTTCAAGTTCCTTTTGTAAGGTTTCGCTCGTTGTAGATATTACTTTTGCTGTTGCTACCGCCTGTCCAGCCTCGGTTTTCAGCTTTTCGGACTCAGCTAGTGACTTTTGTAATTCAACTATATGGGCATCAATATTTCGCAAGTCTTGCTGGTGTTGATTTTCCTGCTCATCGGCCTTTTGCCACTCTTGGCGGGCATCGGTATAGCGGCGCAAGGGGTCTAGCACTACTCTAGCCTTATCAGCTTCTCCCACTAGCTGAGTTTGGGCATATAGCTGCTCTGACAAATTCAGGGGAAACCCAACCAACTGCTTCTCCAGGGCCTCTAGATTTTTTTCATTTTTTCCCCACTCACCAATCGCAAATACAGCCTGGGAAAGTTCGAGCTTGATCTGTAATGCTTCTTTTTGCTGGTTTTTGGCGGCATTAAATGCTTTAGTCAGCTCTATTACCTGCTTTTCGGCATTTTCGAGAGCGGTAGTAAGTTGGGCTACATTAGCGGCCAGCTTTTGTTCTTCCTGATGGTAGTTTTCGCCTAAACGATTGCTCTCATCCAGGCGGTTTTGTTCTTCCTGTAAACGCCGCAATATTGGCAGGGCCGCCCCAAGAGAGTGGTAACGTTCGGCATTAATTTTTATTTCATCTTCCTCTGAAAGTAAATTTTCAGCCTCGGCTACTTGAGCATTTTGGGTAATTTCTTCTGCCAACAATTTTTGCCAATTTCTGGCCTTTTCTTTTAGCCCAGCCAGCTTCACCAGTAGATTTTGAGCTTGAGCCTCAGATTCTTGAGCCACTTTAACCGCCTCTTCGGCGAAGGCAACTTGTTCTTCAGTATATTCTGGCAACTTCCCGATTTGCCCCATTAATACTCTGACATTTACTGAAAATTCATTTGAATGTTTTTTTGTAAGTTGATATAAGCGGTCAAAGTTATCCAGTTTTACAAGTTGTTTTAACATTTCCAGTTTAACAGGAGCTTTAGCCTGTAAAATTACATCTGCCTTTCCCTGCAATAATAGGAAAGAAGCGGTATACGCCTCATAATCCAGTCCGATGGTATTCTTTACCCATTCTTCAAACTGGCTATCACCCTCCGTCCCTGGTATGGACTGTTCCCCTTCACGGTTGAAGTAAGGTCGGCTAGGCCCACATACATGAATTGCCTGACGGCTGGCTCTACCCTTGCGGCTCTGAGTCCGCTTCACTCGATAGATATCCTGATCCATCTGGAATTCAAACTCAACCAGTAATTCGGTTGAGTCTTTATTGATCAGCTCGATGGCATCCTGTTTACCGCCACGATGCTCCTTGAACAAAGCAAAAGTGATAGCGTCAAAAACGGCAGATTTACCATGCCCATTTCGCCCGAAGAGAACCCAGAGAGTGGCATCCCGAAAATCCAGGGTTTGTTCTTCCCGATAACTGAGAAAGCCCTTTAGTTTGACCTTAAGAGGAATCATGCCTGCACCTCATTTTCTTCCATCAAGCGATTAGCTAGTTCACGTATTTCCTCCCCCAAGGATTGGTCTGACTGTTTTTTTAACTCCTCGTTCAGATAGTTTCGGACAATTTCTTTCCAGGGCTGGCTAAAATCGAAATTAGTGAGCGGACTATTCCCTATATCAAGCCCGAATTGTATGATGTCACGTTTATACCAATTAGGGAAAATCTCCTCAATTCTATGCATTAGGACATCTCGATTGTGGGTAGTCGGATGATAATGCAGGTTGTAACTTATCAATGCTTCGTTATGGTCGGGATAAATATCGGGCAGGTGGTCTATCTGTTCAGGGTCGGTAATATCAAGCTGATAAATAGGGCTACACTCTAGCGACAATAACTTAGGTACGTCTACCCGCCGCCCATTTTTTATTTCCAGATAAACCACACTCTTTTGGTCTTCTTTTTCGCCTAGGTCAAGCCGCTCAATACTCCCGGCGTAACGAACGTGGTCAGCTCCAGGTATTGCCCTCTGCGATTTATGGATATGACCATAAGCCGCATAGGAAAAATGGGAAGGGATTTGGGAAGGCTCAAAAACAACATCTTCGTTTTCGGTAAGGTGGAACAGGTTATGGACTTGTGCGCCCCGCACATGCACATGGCTGACCAATACCGAGGGTTGTGAACGCTCCAACATTTCCTGGATGCTACTCAAAACTAAAGTGTAGGCTTCCTGGAGGTTGCGGTTTTTTTCAGCAAGATTTGTATAATTTAACTTTTCGTCGCGTAGATAAATACTAGCACGCGGGTAGGGCATCAAGACAAATTGGACAACCTGCTCCTCTTTATCAATAAGCCGTACAAGGTCAGGCCGGGAGCTGATATAAAAACCACCACTATAGCTACCATCTGGTTTTTTAACCCCGGTTGGTAGCATAGAAATCGTGGTACGAAGCGTTTCAAAGAAAACCTCGTTATCATGATTACCGCTTATGGCGACTATTGAGCCACCCCGATAAAGAAAGGGCGAAAAAACTTCCTTGAAATCATCCATAGCGTCACGACGCTGTTCAGCTCGTAGTCGGTCACTAAAAATATCCCCTGACACTATCATTACCTCTACCTGGTATTCCTCAAGATAGCGGGCAATTTGGTAAAGAGATTTTTTGATGTGAGGGCGACGCTCAATCCGACCAAGCCTATCGCCCAAATGCCAATCAGAGGTGTGTAGAATCTTCATATTCGAGGTTCCTTGAGTTAGGGAAGTGACCTTTACGGGGACGAATAATCCTGGGTACAAAGCCACTCCCGCAAATTAAAATTTAAGCAGGTCGGAGAATTTTCCGGCTGTTTCCGAAGTGACAGTTTCTGGCACAGCTTCACGGGGATTCATAGCCCAGACCGGAAATGGCACACGCACATGCATTGGCTCCCGGAAGTTATCCTGTACTATCAGTTTCTCATCTGGCCCCAGAGCCTGCACCTTCTGTCTGGCACTATCGCTTAAAAAACGCCAACCCGGTGTGGCAAGTTCTAATGTGCCAGTTTTGCCCAACGCCCGAATCCCACAATTTTCAATAATTCGGTCTGAAACTTTGGAAGCCTGCTGCTGTGCGCCCAACAGGATAATCCCTTGAGAACGCATTTCCGCCGCTACCGTTTCAATTAGCTGGGTTATCGGGTCATGGGCGCCACGCGGGGCAAAACGGTTTAACTCGTCCAGCGTAACAAGATAAATCAGACCTGGAACGGCACTCGCTCCGGTGCGAGCTTCTACCAGTTGTCTGAGCAGTGTCGCTACTACAAAACGCTGCATCTCTGGGGTAGCAGATAGGGCCGATAAATCCACCACCTGTGGATCAGCAGTATCACCCTTCACCAGTTCAAGTGGATGACCCTTCTGTTCATCACGGCGCAAAACTCCTTTACTCTCATAAGTGAGTTTTATCAGGCGGCGGTGCAGCTTCTTCCAGGTGGCAGTATGATGACTTTTCAAATCTCGTTGGTTGTCTTCACGTTCCATTGATTGGGTTTTCACCCATTCTACAAAAGCGTTAAAGGTAGCAGGCCCGCTTCCTTGCAAATGCCGGGTAACGGTGCCATCACCCGCCACAGTCTCGCGGGTTAGCCAGTTTTCAATATCAAGGATTAGCGCGCCAAAATTTGCGTCATTCGCATCCGTTTCAGCGAAAAGGTAAGAAAGTAAATTTCGTTCGATAATATCACTCAAACT
This window harbors:
- a CDS encoding metallophosphoesterase family protein; this translates as MKILHTSDWHLGDRLGRIERRPHIKKSLYQIARYLEEYQVEVMIVSGDIFSDRLRAEQRRDAMDDFKEVFSPFLYRGGSIVAISGNHDNEVFFETLRTTISMLPTGVKKPDGSYSGGFYISSRPDLVRLIDKEEQVVQFVLMPYPRASIYLRDEKLNYTNLAEKNRNLQEAYTLVLSSIQEMLERSQPSVLVSHVHVRGAQVHNLFHLTENEDVVFEPSQIPSHFSYAAYGHIHKSQRAIPGADHVRYAGSIERLDLGEKEDQKSVVYLEIKNGRRVDVPKLLSLECSPIYQLDITDPEQIDHLPDIYPDHNEALISYNLHYHPTTHNRDVLMHRIEEIFPNWYKRDIIQFGLDIGNSPLTNFDFSQPWKEIVRNYLNEELKKQSDQSLGEEIRELANRLMEENEVQA
- a CDS encoding ATP-binding protein, which encodes MFEHFEENETSNWQKPRGPVTDGDGQICIGRVGAPPMNESTSDRFFFWIPPSTLVEKTQLVTCKSTIAGKLYTFYAIVDEVRRQSRQRSMSSEVDQADGDLSYEPPFKFEGITYAQASILRTEPPVLTAPLERSEVFLASEEDAFKAYGADEVDNPLAVGLIKNGGEQLAGPGFIDLDYLLGANGGHLNVNGAAGRGTKSSFLLTVNWLLLKKAREQEATEPSNPSRLRIVPIIFNVKNFDLFYIDKPSTRFIAEKHLSDWNRLDIETPAPFSGVAYFAAQQPATQLAIQTGRGSGVKPYSWSLSDIIERNLLSYLFAETDANDANFGALILDIENWLTRETVAGDGTVTRHLQGSGPATFNAFVEWVKTQSMEREDNQRDLKSHHTATWKKLHRRLIKLTYESKGVLRRDEQKGHPLELVKGDTADPQVVDLSALSATPEMQRFVVATLLRQLVEARTGASAVPGLIYLVTLDELNRFAPRGAHDPITQLIETVAAEMRSQGIILLGAQQQASKVSDRIIENCGIRALGKTGTLELATPGWRFLSDSARQKVQALGPDEKLIVQDNFREPMHVRVPFPVWAMNPREAVPETVTSETAGKFSDLLKF
- a CDS encoding AAA family ATPase, whose amino-acid sequence is MIPLKVKLKGFLSYREEQTLDFRDATLWVLFGRNGHGKSAVFDAITFALFKEHRGGKQDAIELINKDSTELLVEFEFQMDQDIYRVKRTQSRKGRASRQAIHVCGPSRPYFNREGEQSIPGTEGDSQFEEWVKNTIGLDYEAYTASFLLLQGKADVILQAKAPVKLEMLKQLVKLDNFDRLYQLTKKHSNEFSVNVRVLMGQIGKLPEYTEEQVAFAEEAVKVAQESEAQAQNLLVKLAGLKEKARNWQKLLAEEITQNAQVAEAENLLSEEDEIKINAERYHSLGAALPILRRLQEEQNRLDESNRLGENYHQEEQKLAANVAQLTTALENAEKQVIELTKAFNAAKNQQKEALQIKLELSQAVFAIGEWGKNEKNLEALEKQLVGFPLNLSEQLYAQTQLVGEADKARVVLDPLRRYTDARQEWQKADEQENQHQQDLRNIDAHIVELQKSLAESEKLKTEAGQAVATAKVISTTSETLQKELENRLKRFKQIEGKPTCDYCGQELTPEHIETERAQLEGIVAEAKQTTLEARKCCTALEKEEQATIASFTAHGEKLRQSGLDRQQIQNHLDTSQRDKMRTEKAGREVISQLPEQYRANFNLEAGIVACFGLPYPQIEVLTRLKQQNDSYPRAKKEFEELQKRANERQLLVSKLEEVQQKIVTYQEQYPSSRRQEIIEANQEAENLEALANLETQKVQPQFVTATKEQNKLQKDLDKVKESRQNAANAVQNELTKQAEIRRALQQQRDSLEADWQSQVATLTLEQVKAWEVEARKLVGAPARLEKLAEAHYGFVSLKRQLDMVRAQLEAIPPEEKLTAQQVEQQETTAQKALEKARGQREASEEQLRIIQNVNQQRANLENQRQEANHQALLHKTLADLLGPNHLQRHLLDQAEKGIVSNANQILDNLSNGTIQLKLVGSSLDLEALIRDGDNVKSIGVAYLSGSQKFRVAVSLALGMGRYASRSGRLGESVIIDEGFGSLDKEGRQEMIDVLHELKDMLARIILVSHQEEFFESFEQGYEIRLVDGTSIAKRR